In a single window of the Acyrthosiphon pisum isolate AL4f chromosome X, pea_aphid_22Mar2018_4r6ur, whole genome shotgun sequence genome:
- the LOC103308534 gene encoding piggyBac transposable element-derived protein 4-like produces MSNVYYPGKELSLDESMILWQGRLLFRQFIQNKRHKYGIKLYMLTEPNGIILKFAVYTGATDDLGGKGHAANVVLHLMEEKLNTGHSIFMDNFYNSYDLAQKLLEKHTYCTGTLRANRVNTPKDVVNAKLKVGETLSKYSNNVMIGKWKDKREVTYISSEFQNDMVPTTNRKGRETLKPLPIKHYNKFMSGIDRQDQMISYYPFSRKTIRWYKKLGIHIIQMLLLNSYNLYNQYNIGTTLSLYDFRIIVLSKPEAPSKSLSIENHLPSTHGMGM; encoded by the coding sequence atgagTAATGTTTATTACCCCGGTAAAGAGCTCTCTTTAGACGAGTCGATGATACTATGGCAAGGACGCCTTTTATTCAGGCAGTTTATCCAGAATAAACGTCATAAGTACGGCATTAAATTATACATGCTTACTGAGcctaatggtattatattaaaatttgcaGTATATACTGGGGCTACTGATGATTTGGGTGGAAAAGGGCATGCAGCAAATGTTGTTTTACACCTGATGGAAGAAAAACTAAACACAGGTCACTCGATTTTCATggacaatttttacaatagttatgATTTGGCGCAAAAACTGCTCGAAAAACATACTTATTGTACTGGCACGTTGAGGGCGAATAGAGTAAATACTCCAAAAGATGTCGTAAATGCTAAACTGAAAGTTGGGGAAacactttcaaaatattctaaCAATGTTATGATAGGAAAGTGGAAAGACAAAAGGGAGGTGACGTACATTTCATCGGAGTTTCAGAACGATATGGTGCCAACGACTAACCGTAAAGGTAGAGAAACTCTCAAACCATTaccaattaaacattataataagtttatgaGTGGAATCGACAGACAGGACCAGATGATTAGCTATTACCCTTTTTCGAGAAAAACAATCAGGTGGTACAAAAAgctaggtatacatattatacaaatgctACTTTTgaattcatacaatttatataatcaatataatatcggTACAACATTAAGTTTATATGATTTTCGCATTATTGTCCTGAGTAAGCCGGAAGCACCTTCGAAATCATTAAGTATCGAAAATCATTTACCATCTACGCATGGAATGGGAATGTGA
- the LOC103308531 gene encoding uncharacterized protein LOC103308531, protein MLLRNIDPKRQHCNGTRLVVTELRPHNFKARKLSSADDGQDDIILPAVALTSGEEDDLPFQMKRIQFPERLSFAITINKSQGQTFDRVGLLLPSPAFSHGQLYVAFSRVRDAQSVRVGMYCDGNGRFVTKNIVYAEVL, encoded by the coding sequence ATGTTACTGAGAAACATTGATCCGAAAAGACAACATTGCAACGGGACGAGGTTGGTGGTCACTGAACTGCGGCCACACAACTTCAAGGCGAGGAAGTTGTCCAGCGCCGACGACGGGCAGGACGACATCATCTTACCCGCCGTTGCGTTGACTTCCGGTGAGGAAGACGATTTGCCTTTTCAAATGAAGCGGATTCAATTCCCGGAACGGTTGTCGTTTGCCATAACAATCAACAAGTCTCAAGGTCAAACGTTCGACAGAGTCGGTTTGCTCCTGCCGTCACCCGCCTTCAGCCATGGGCAGCTGTATGTTGCGTTTTCAAGAGTGAGGGATGCGCAATCCGTCAGAGTCGGCATGTACTGCGATGGAAATGGTCGATTCGTCACCAAGAATATTGTGTACGCAGAAGTTCTCTGA
- the LOC103308532 gene encoding ATP-dependent DNA helicase PIF2-like, which translates to MMEDFNRRFQNVDRARAACLKAIRDLLRARGKSLDDYGLPSPDEDLLEPDQDDPMFGAIDAAVAWQQRLRELNDEQRTVYDRVMAAVDDNRNVQKMFYVDGPGGTGKTTLYGCLISSLRNRQQTVLSVAYTGIAASLMEGGMTVHSTFGLPLGTLTEQSTSSITMQSLRAQRIREDSLIVWDEAPMSPGLQFTVVDRLLKDIMGSALPFGGKPILLAGDFRQILPVVRRGNRSSIVMSSIKRHSLWREFEQFRLTRNMRADNDADFAAWLLRLGNGQLPSVDGIPDTVDIPPQLVCDVVDLTDFVYPQRMSLANVDEFARRIILCPRNEESQQINSSATSRHGRPKDVLIHRHSCDRRRRRSGKLPDRVPQLSAFERATAAQVDA; encoded by the coding sequence ATGATGGAAGACTTCAATCGGCGCTTCCAAAACGTCGACCGCGCTAGGGCGGCGTGTCTCAAAGCAATCAGAGACCTACTTCGTGCACGCGGAAAATCACTCGACGACTACGGTCTACCCAGTCCAGACGAAGATCTACTGGAACCGGATCAAGACGACCCAATGTTCGGTGCAATAGACGCGGCCGTTGCCTGGCAACAGCGATTGCGCGAATTGAACGACGAACAACGAACGGTGTACGATCGAGTGATGGCGGCCGTCGATGACAACCGCAACGTTCAGAAAATGTTCTACGTCGACGGGCCAGGAGGAACGGGAAAAACGACGCTATACGGATGCCTAATATCGTCGCTTCGTAACAGACAACAAACGGTGTTGAGCGTGGCATACACCGGGATCGCCGCATCCCTCATGGAGGGCGGCATGACGGTGCACTCGACTTTCGGATTGCCATTGGGAACGCTGACCGAACAATCTACTTCGAGTATTACCATGCAGTCTTTGCGCGCGCAAAGGATACGTGAAGATTCGCTGATTGTCTGGGACGAAGCGCCCATGTCCCCGGGCCTACAATTCACGGTGGTCGATCGCTTGCTCAAGGACATCATGGGATCGGCACTACCGTTTGGTGGTAAACCAATACTGTTAGCTGGCGACTTCAGGCAGATATTGCCCGTCGTTCGCCGGGGGAACAGGAGCTCCATCGTCATGTCATCTATCAAACGCCACTCATTGTGGAGAGAGTTTGAACAGTTTCGGCTGACCCGGAACATGCGCGCCGACAACGACGCCGACTTCGCTGCTTGGCTACTTCGGCTCGGTAACGGTCAACTGCCGTCGGTCGACGGTATTCCAGACACTGTCGACATCCCACCGCAACTGGTTTGCGACGTTGTGGATTTGACCGATTTTGTCTATCCGCAGCGAATGTCGTTGGCCAACGTCGACGAGTTCGCTCGGAGAATCATACTGTGTCCCCGCAACGAGGAAAGCCAACAAATAAATTCAAGTGCTACGTCGCGTCACGGGCGCCCAAAGGACGTACTCATCCATAGACACAGTTGTGATCGACGACGCCGACGAAGCGGCAAACTACCCGACAGAGTACCTCAACTCTCTGCATTCGAACGGGCTACCGCCGCACAAGTTGACGCTTAG
- the LOC103308533 gene encoding uncharacterized protein LOC103308533, which yields MAIVCKCGKPNLFITFTYNPSWPEISQNLPRWATASDRPDLVTRVFNAKLKQLMRDITMNNIFGNVDAYVYTVEFQKRGLPHAHILIILSEGSKLLTADDVDNVVYAFLPDPVTEPRLFDCVTRHMIHGPCGTLNPNSPCMVDNSCSKKFPKEYSEETVYIADGGYPKYCRQNNGPVARVRNQEVSNEFVVPYNPYLLAKYDAHINVETCSTMKSVQYLYKYVYKGHDAATMEVWNGNEIDRYINVVFSYINSRYVSPPEAVWRLFAYKLHDISHTVVRLPVHLENYHNVYFARGQELRGVQNNALPRTKLTAFFALNERNVDARQYLYHEIPTHYTWQASSKEWRLRRIQAPRETLSRMYVVNPLDRDRFHLRLLLLHRRGPRSFRDLKTVNGVVHATYAGRRRLRWDCWKTTKRGGRV from the exons ATGGCAATTGTGTGTAAGTGTGGAAAGCCTAatctttttattacatttacgtATAATCCTAGCTGGCCGGAGATCTCACAAAATCTACCAAGATGGGCAACGGCAAGCGACAGACCGGACCTGGTGACCAGAGTGTTCAATGCGAAACTCAAGCAGCTGATGCGCGACATAACGATGAACAATATATTTGGTAATGTCGATGCATATGTTTATACTGTCGAGTTTCAGAAACGAGGACTGCCACACGCCCACATACTGATCATTCTGAGTGAGGGTAGCAAGTTGCTAACCGCCGACGACGTCGACAATGTAGTGTACGCCTTCTTGCCAGACCCGGTGACTGAGCCGCGTCTATTCGATTGTGTGACGAGACACATGATACACGGGCCGTGTGGCACGCTGAACCCAAACAGCCCATGCATGGTGGACAACAGTTGTTCAAAGAAGTTTCCAAAAGAATACAGCGAAGAGACTGTATACATTGCTGACGGTGGTTACCCAAAGTACTGTCGGCAAAACAACGGACCTGTGGCCAGGGTTAGAAATCAAGAGGTCAGCAATGAGTTTGTCGTGCCTTACAATCCGTACCTGTTAGCAAAATACGATGCACACATTAACGTAGAGACATGCTCTACTATGAAGAGTGTTcagtatttgtataaatacgtatataaagGGCACGATGCTGCGACCATGGAAGTATGGAACGGAAATGAAATAGACAG ATACATAAATGTTGTTTTCAGTTACATAAATTCGAGGTACGTCAGCCCACCAGAAGCCGTCTGGAGGTTGTTTGCGTACAAACTACACGACATCAGTCACACGGTAGTTAGACTTCCGGTGCACCTAGAAAACTACCACAACGTGTACTTTGCGCGTGGACAGGAACTACGGGGGGTACAAAACAACGCCCTACCTCGAACAAAACTCACGGCGTTCTTCGCGCTCAACGAGAGAAACGTTGATGCCAGACAGTATCTTTACCACGAGATACCGACACATTACACTTGGCAAGCATCGTCAAAAGAGTGGAGACTGCGGCGAATACAGGCACCTCGCGAGACGTTATCTCGAATGTACGTCGTCAACCCACTGGATAGAGACCGTTTTCATCTACGATTGCTACTCTTGCACAGAAGAGGCCCGCGGTCTTTCCGAGACTTGAAGACGGTAAACGGGGTAGTGCATGCCACATACGCGGGCCGCCGCCGGTTGCGTTGGGATTGTTGGAAGACGACGAAGCGTGGCGGGCGTGTATGA